A window from Fragaria vesca subsp. vesca linkage group LG5, FraVesHawaii_1.0, whole genome shotgun sequence encodes these proteins:
- the LOC101296670 gene encoding uncharacterized protein LOC101296670, which yields MDENLSSPEHDSEVSKELIMIRPETQASKRRKVAHQKTVVTVKIGPNVGKLKNEGPPSDFWSWRKYGQKPIKGSPYPRGYYRCSTSKGCSAKKQVERSKTDASVLIITYTSSHNHPGPDVTSTTKYQNPPPKEAQMQQDSEDDDHDLKAEVAKEEEQEPEPAPEPEQEQEQEQEQERKVDVQQEPDHFHYIQSPIRSSQDIVIYQEDPFSSGNHLEKTLLDEHPQSLCYSQLMSMSFSTTPKSEEEEDFYDELEELLPTSSYFPSFMRSNLSQLERIPFVPS from the exons ATGGATGAAAACCTCTCTTCTCCAGAGCATGACTCAGAGGTCTCAAAGGAGCTTATTATGATTAGGCCAGAAACTCAGGCTTCCAAAAGAAG GAAGGTGGCTCATCAGAAGACAGTGGTGACTGTGAAGATAGGACCAAATGTGGGGAAGCTAAAGAATGAAGGGCCTCCTTCTGATTTCTGGTCATGGAGGAAATATGGGCAAAAACCAATCAAAGGATCTCCTTATCCAAG GGGGTACTACAGGTGCAGTACATCAAAGGGTTGTTCTGCCAAGAAACAAGTGGAGAGAAGCAAAACTGATGCTTCTGTGCTCATAATCACCTACACTTCTAGCCATAACCATCCAGGTCCTGACGTGACATCCACTACCAAATACCAGAACCCACCACCAAAAGAAGCTCAAATGCAACAGGATAGTGAAGATGATGATCATGATCTTAAGGCTGAAGTGGCGAAAGAGGAAGAACAAGAACCAGAACCAGCACCAGAACCAGAACAAGAACAAGAGCAAGAACAAGAACAAGAAAGGAAAGTAGATGTACAGCAAGAACCAGATCATTTCCACTATATTCAGTCCCCAATTAGATCCTCCCAAGACATTGTGATTTACCAAGAAGACCCTTTCAGCTCTGGGAACCACCTAGAGAAGACCCTATTGGACGAACACCCCCAGTCCCTCTGTTACTCTCAGCTCATGAGCATGAGCTTCTCAACAACACCCAAATCCGAAGAAGAAGAAGATTTCTACGATGAGCTTGAGGAATTGTTACCCACATCTTCCTATTTCCCAAGCTTCATGAGAAGCAATCTTTCCCAGCTAGAAAGGATTCCTTTTGTCCCTTCTTGA
- the LOC101300354 gene encoding uncharacterized protein LOC101300354, producing MGWQQKAMNLLNSSFLKQPFHILTVTLLSLLLPLSFLLLSRISCANFYYLLTLSTTNSSPPLESSTNLCDFCSSLFLYSTPFLLYILVSIVSIAALIHALTGKVTIIVEPPSPIFRPRLYAAWIFLCTLQVCVGLGIEESIATGIDGSSLRSLDKCNLLSRVVFFFGLHETMLHWCRVVVKPVVDDTVFGGAREEMWVERGVMAASFGWLWWWRLRDEIESLVVVTMAKKELSMNIGVTDFVGWWLYYVTVTIGMVRVVKGFIWLAVVSCRRRRGRNNVTTHSFGDPEDKV from the coding sequence ATGGGTTGGCAACAAAAGGCTATGAACCTCCTGAATTCTAGCTTTCTGAAACAGCCTTTCCACATTCTCACAGTAACCCTTCTAAGCTTATTGCTTCCCCTCTCTTTTCTCCTCCTATCTAGGATTTCTTGTGCCAATTTCTACTATCTCCTAACCTTGAGTACTACTAATAGTTCTCCTCCTTTAGAGTCCTCTACAAACTTATGTGATTTCTGCTCCTCTCTATTCCTATACTCAACTCCTTTTCTTCTCTACATCCTTGTGTCTATTGTCAGCATTGCAGCCCTTATCCACGCTCTAACAGGTAAAGTTACCATTATAGTGGAGCCTCCATCTCCCATTTTCCGTCCCCGTTTGTACGCTGCATGGATTTTCCTATGCACATTACAAGTCTGCGTCGGTTTGGGAATTGAGGAGAGCATAGCTACAGGGATAGATGGCTCGAGTCTCAGAAGTCTTGACAAATGTAATTTGTTGAGCAGAGTGGTGTTTTTCTTTGGGTTGCATGAAACCATGCTCCATTGGTGTAGAGTTGTGGTGAAGCCTGTGGTGGATGACACAGTTTTTGGGGGTGCTAGGGAGGAGATGTGGGTGGAGAGGGGGGTGATGGCGGCGAGCTTTGGTTGGTTGTGGTGGTGGAGGTTGAGGGATGAGATTGAGTCTTTGGTGGTTGTGACCATGGCTAAGAAAGAGTTGTCAATGAATATAGGGGTGACTGACTTTGTTGGTTGGTGGTTGTATTATGTCACTGTGACTATTGGAATGGTTAGAGTTGTGAAGGGTTTCATCTGGCTGGCTGTGGTTTCATGTAGAAGGAGAAGAGGTCGAAACAATGTTACTACTCACAGTTTTGGTGATCCTGAAGACAAAGTCTGA
- the LOC101300633 gene encoding DELLA protein GAI1-like → MANAFFSSTPLDFGIPGGLSPPQLEEYDKEDTVMFNVGKGNHLFGLDDDQLGEMNTLSSEHGFYQDNKAKKGGVVSYLSKDQNQHHDLDHQQQQQQSKPNFLILDNFNFETVSSQHGFYHGSMAGMNDQQQQQQVKLSSSCLENYSSFNFSFQSGQVTQPVKDGAQFRQNHCSDIVEANKQLPPPQSSIATLELLKSYGSAFKMLKRERQSSSRTTRGNEIDQNNNYDVNGTQKLSTEEVMRVAGARYVQFSSQGYEDFYMPMHHFGYALSGLCEEETKDVEIAHLLLAAAEKVGYQQFERASRLLLQCEGIASFKGTLVQKVVCYFAEALRERIDMETGMYSSKGNQEMSHYVQGLGSNLAYIACHQEVPFHPVLQFAAIQAMIEAVANESRIHVIDLEIRFGVQWTGFIKALAERKKCPVELLSITAVGVRGKQNIKETGKRLASLAKSLNLPFKFKEVIVSDMKDINGHFFNEIKDDEALVVYASFVLRTMIPRPRCLENLMRVMRNINPSLMVVIEVEANHNSPSFVNRFIDALFYYSAFFDCLENCMKHNKYRVIMEDLLRKGIRNIVAAEGRERVVRSVKLDVWRAFFAKFGMVETSFSNSSLYQASLVAKKVCCTTLDRNGKGLTVGWKGTPIHSLSAWEFR, encoded by the coding sequence ATGGCAAATGCATTCTTCTCGTCCACACCACTTGATTTCGGAATCCCAGGCGGTTTGAGTCCCCCCCAGCTTGAAGAATATGACAAAGAAGATACAGTAATGTTCAATGTTGGCAAGGGAAACCATTTGTTTGGTTTAGATGATGATCAGTTGGGAGAAATGAATACTCTTTCTTCTGAACATGGTTTCTACCAAGACAACAAGGCCAAGAAAGGAGGAGTTGTATCCTATTTGTCAAAAGATCAAAACCAACACCATGATCTTGACCACCAACAGCAGCAACAGCAATCCAAGCCAAACTTTTTGATTTTGGATAACTTCAACTTCGAGACCGTTTCTTCTCAACATGGTTTCTATCATGGCAGCATGGCCGGAATGAATGACCAACAACAACAGCAACAGGTCAAGTTGAGTTCTTCATGTTTGGAGAATTACAGCAGCTTTAATTTTAGCTTCCAGTCAGGACAAGTTACACAACCAGTCAAAGATGGTGCTCAGTTTAGGCAGAACCATTGCTCAGATATTGTTGAAGCTAACAAGCAATTACCGCCTCCTCAATCTTCTATAGCAACACTGGAGCTCCTAAAAAGTTATGGAAGCGCGTTCAAGATGTTAAAGAGGGAAAGACAAAGTAGTAGCAGGACAACTAGAGGCAATGAAATTGATCAAAACAACAACTATGATGTTAATGGTACACAAAAACTGTCAACCGAAGAGGTCATGAGGGTTGCAGGAGCAAGGTATGTGCAATTCTCTAGTCAGGGGTATGAAGACTTTTACATGCCTATGCACCATTTTGGCTATGCGCTTTCAGGTCTTTGCGAAGAAGAAACGAAAGATGTAGAAATTGCTCACTTACTGTTAGCTGCAGCAGAGAAAGTAGGCTACCAACAATTTGAAAGAGCAAGCAGATTGCTTCTGCAGTGTGAAGGGATTGCATCCTTCAAAGGCACTCTTGTTCAAAAAGTTGTGTGCTACTTCGCTGAGGCGCTTCGTGAGAGGATTGACATGGAAACAGGAATGTATTCATCTAAGGGAAATCAAGAAATGTCTCATTATGTACAGGGTTTGGGATCAAACCTTGCATACATCGCATGCCACCAAGAAGTCCCTTTCCATCCAGTACTGCAGTTCGCGGCAATCCAAGCCATGATAGAAGCTGTTGCAAATGAAAGTAGGATCCATGTGATTGATCTTGAAATCAGGTTTGGTGTGCAATGGACAGGGTTTATTAAAGCACTGGCAGAACGAAAAAAATGTCCGGTTGAGCTTCTAAGTATTACTGCTGTGGGAGTTAGAGGCAAACAGAATATAAAGGAGACAGGGAAGAGGCTGGCAAGTTTGGCAAAGTCCTTGAACCTACCCTTCAAATTTAAGGAAGTTATTGTATCAGACATGAAAGACATCAATGGCCATTTTTTCAATGAAATCAAAGATGATGAAGCTCTTGTTGTGTATGCGTCATTTGTACTGAGGACAATGATACCAAGGCCCAGGTGCTTGGAGAATTTGATGAGGGTGATGAGAAATATCAACCCTTCTTTGATGGTGGTCATTGAAGTGGAAGCTAACCATAACTCACCCTCATTTGTGAACCGTTTCATTGATGCATTGTTTTACTATAGTGCATTTTTTGACTGCCTTGAAAATTGTATGAAACATAACAAGTACAGGGTTATCATGGAAGACTTGTTACGCAAGGGAATCCGGAACATAGTGGCTGCAGAAGGGAGGGAAAGGGTTGTTCGGAGTGTGAAGCTGGATGTGTGGAGGGCCTTTTTTGCTAAGTTTGGAATGGTGGAAACGAGCTTTAGTAACTCATCATTGTATCAAGCTAGTCTGGTGGCTAAAAAGGTGTGTTGCACAACACTTGATAGGAATGGGAAAGGTCTCACTGTTGGGTGGAAAGGAACCCCAATCCATTCGCTTTCAGCTTGGGAATTCCGTTGA